A window of the Candidatus Bathyarchaeota archaeon genome harbors these coding sequences:
- the porA gene encoding pyruvate ferredoxin oxidoreductase, producing MSKIVGLNGDEAVAYAAKQCDVDVVAAYPITPQTIIVEKFNEFVANGEVNTEFVCVESEHSAMSASVGASLTGARVFTATASQGLALMHEILYVGSSLRCPIVMGVANRALSAPINIYADHSDMMGSRDCGWIQIYTEDAQEAYDWTIQAFKIAENKDVLLPATVNLDGFMISHSTQDINMLDDEEVRKFLPPKKLEYMLDPENPITVGAGNNPEFYFELKMQQVDAMNKVPEVMREVNNEFADVSGRKYDLIETYGIEDADIGVMALGSCTGTAITIAEKLRNEGKKVGVIKPWLYRPFPSKEIFSSIKNLDVLAVIDRCISFGAPYGPLCSDVMSLLQSMDIDLKVFNVIMGLGGRDVTPSLIEEIFSEGLDVQKKGKIADPVRYLGVRR from the coding sequence ATGAGTAAAATAGTAGGTCTAAACGGAGATGAAGCTGTAGCTTATGCAGCTAAACAATGTGATGTGGATGTTGTAGCAGCTTACCCAATTACTCCACAAACAATAATTGTTGAAAAATTCAATGAGTTTGTTGCTAATGGTGAAGTAAATACAGAGTTTGTATGTGTTGAATCAGAACACTCTGCTATGTCAGCAAGTGTTGGGGCCAGCCTAACCGGTGCAAGGGTTTTTACAGCAACAGCTAGTCAAGGTCTGGCTTTAATGCATGAAATTCTATACGTAGGTTCAAGTTTGCGATGTCCAATAGTTATGGGGGTAGCCAATAGAGCTCTATCTGCACCGATCAATATTTATGCAGATCACTCAGACATGATGGGATCCAGAGATTGCGGTTGGATACAAATATATACAGAAGATGCCCAAGAAGCATACGACTGGACCATTCAGGCATTTAAGATAGCAGAGAACAAGGATGTTCTCCTACCAGCAACAGTAAATTTAGATGGATTCATGATAAGTCATTCTACTCAAGACATTAACATGCTTGATGATGAGGAAGTAAGGAAATTCTTACCGCCAAAAAAGCTTGAATATATGCTTGACCCTGAAAACCCGATAACTGTTGGAGCAGGAAATAATCCAGAGTTCTATTTTGAATTGAAAATGCAACAAGTTGACGCAATGAATAAAGTTCCTGAGGTTATGAGAGAAGTGAATAATGAATTTGCGGACGTATCTGGTAGGAAATATGATCTTATAGAAACCTATGGGATCGAGGATGCGGATATAGGAGTCATGGCTTTGGGCAGTTGCACTGGAACTGCAATCACTATAGCTGAGAAACTTAGGAACGAGGGAAAAAAGGTTGGTGTAATTAAGCCGTGGCTTTATAGACCTTTCCCTTCAAAAGAAATTTTCTCATCAATTAAGAATTTGGATGTTTTAGCTGTAATCGATAGATGCATAAGTTTTGGTGCTCCTTACGGACCATTATGTAGTGATGTAATGTCTCTATTGCAATCTATGGACATAGATCTTAAAGTCTTTAATGTAATTATGGGTCTTGGTGGAAGAGATGTTACTCCATCGTTAATAGAAGAAATATTCAGTGAAGGCTTAGATGTTCAGAAGAAAGGTAAGATCGCAGATCCCGTAAGATATCTGGGAGTTAGAAGGTGA
- a CDS encoding 4Fe-4S binding protein produces the protein MSEIEFPNYKDVPLAGNVYKPGDPQYKTGDWRVFKPVIDHEKCTKCLLCWIFCPEPSIDRPKDGVEINYDQCKGCGLCAAECPVKCIKMVEG, from the coding sequence ATGAGTGAGATTGAATTTCCCAATTATAAAGATGTTCCATTAGCAGGTAACGTATACAAACCCGGGGATCCACAATACAAAACAGGTGACTGGAGAGTCTTTAAACCAGTCATAGATCATGAAAAGTGCACGAAATGCTTACTTTGTTGGATTTTTTGCCCAGAACCATCAATAGATAGACCCAAAGATGGAGTTGAAATTAATTACGATCAATGCAAAGGATGCGGTCTATGTGCTGCTGAATGCCCTGTAAAATGCATAAAGATGGTGGAAGGTTAG
- a CDS encoding pyruvate ferredoxin oxidoreductase subunit gamma translates to MEVFGLQFEIRWHGRGGQGVVTASRLLAQAAMDEGKHVQAFPEFGPERTGAPIRGFTRISDEKIRIHSQIYNPNMVVVLDPTLLGTIDVKSGLVDNGKLVVNTDLNSSDLNKKLDIKNTKTYTVDATRIALDILGKPITNTAMLGAVVKVEPLIKLDSICKSVSERFHGAIGEKNVEAIKKAYEEVTEL, encoded by the coding sequence ATGGAGGTATTTGGGCTGCAATTCGAGATAAGATGGCACGGCAGGGGAGGTCAAGGTGTAGTTACAGCCAGTAGGCTTCTAGCCCAAGCAGCAATGGATGAGGGCAAACATGTTCAAGCATTTCCTGAATTTGGCCCGGAAAGGACCGGAGCACCTATTCGAGGATTTACAAGAATTAGTGATGAAAAGATACGAATACATAGCCAAATTTACAATCCAAATATGGTAGTTGTCTTGGATCCTACGCTTTTAGGAACTATTGATGTTAAATCTGGGCTAGTTGATAATGGTAAACTTGTTGTTAATACGGATTTAAATTCCAGTGATTTGAATAAAAAATTAGATATTAAAAATACTAAAACCTATACGGTTGATGCCACTAGAATTGCCTTAGACATCCTTGGTAAACCTATAACAAATACAGCGATGTTAGGAGCAGTAGTGAAGGTCGAACCTTTAATTAAATTAGATTCAATTTGTAAATCAGTTTCTGAACGCTTTCATGGTGCTATAGGAGAGAAAAATGTTGAAGCAATTAAGAAAGCTTATGAAGAGGTAACTGAATTATGA
- a CDS encoding flavodoxin family protein produces MVKIIGISGSPRSEGNTEFIVKEALNEAKKEGFETEFLSLSGKAIKPCDACLSCKEVKKCIIQDDFETIFTKMIEADGIILGSPVYFGSATPEIKALIDRAGYVSYQSGRRYFENKVGGPLVVARRAGQNFTLAQLLFFFLHQGMIVPGSTYWNISFGRDKLQVRDDEEGRNTAKNFGKKMVWILKKLKE; encoded by the coding sequence ATGGTAAAAATTATAGGAATATCTGGTAGTCCTCGCTCAGAGGGGAATACTGAGTTTATTGTCAAAGAGGCTCTTAATGAAGCAAAGAAAGAAGGTTTTGAAACTGAATTTCTAAGCCTTTCTGGAAAGGCTATCAAACCATGCGATGCATGTTTATCCTGTAAAGAAGTTAAAAAATGCATTATACAGGATGATTTTGAGACAATTTTTACAAAAATGATTGAAGCAGACGGTATAATATTAGGGTCTCCGGTATATTTTGGATCAGCAACTCCGGAGATTAAGGCTCTTATCGATAGAGCAGGATATGTCTCTTATCAATCAGGAAGAAGGTACTTTGAGAATAAAGTTGGAGGTCCATTAGTTGTTGCACGTAGAGCCGGACAGAATTTTACTTTAGCACAACTTCTATTCTTTTTCTTACATCAAGGAATGATTGTACCTGGTTCTACATATTGGAATATTTCCTTCGGTAGAGATAAGCTACAAGTCAGAGATGATGAAGAAGGTAGAAATACTGCGAAGAATTTTGGAAAGAAAATGGTTTGGATATTAAAGAAATTAAAAGAGTGA
- a CDS encoding ATP-binding protein: MALSTLSLISLFFLWKRPDPRSKTLAFLLIGGSIWATGLVFEIWSDILWLKIFWHKFQFLGVSIVPTLWLIHTLQYLGYERFLIRRYLFLLSIIPIITLLLIFTNEAHGWIWSPTMFNFDNSSLAISFGRFESIGLWLWIFIFYTYLILLLSLLFSIYSLSKSQKLYQLRALFLLLSVIIPFFGSIFLMMVLRLVPTYVTPVIVLIIANFLTWINPSKLQIVDIMPVAHDAIIESMKDSIIVLDDSNRVMNLNPSAESLFGKSTKDVIGKKIDHVWNQWSRISKTKLDKVTLDINGKSHVYEITISPIVDGTGRIGLRTIVLRDITDRIEIENAIKDAEEEKSRLQIRDKFISAATHELRTPLVSIKGYMDRILDGKDGRIPRLAKIELEIVKRNTERLLSLTDDLLDIRRIESGKIIVNLEPLDFQEVLEQCIKEIRPFIKEKNQTLKIKIQKGHLPIIGDKIRLGQALMNILNNASKFTPEDGEIILKVEKKSYYFKIEVSDTGIGIRKKDLKRIFEPFANINRRTYIKGTGLGLSVTKGLIEGHGGKIWADSQGEDKGAVFIFTLPRME, translated from the coding sequence ATTGCATTATCAACTCTTTCATTAATATCGCTATTTTTTCTTTGGAAACGCCCAGATCCTAGATCAAAAACATTAGCTTTTCTTCTAATCGGCGGTTCCATATGGGCAACAGGATTAGTATTTGAAATATGGAGCGATATACTATGGTTAAAGATATTTTGGCATAAATTTCAATTCTTAGGAGTTTCTATTGTTCCGACCCTATGGCTTATCCATACACTTCAATATCTTGGTTATGAACGATTTTTAATACGGCGTTACTTGTTTTTATTAAGTATAATACCGATAATTACTTTGTTACTAATCTTCACTAACGAAGCTCATGGTTGGATCTGGTCTCCAACCATGTTCAACTTTGACAATTCCTCTCTAGCGATATCATTTGGACGTTTTGAGTCGATTGGCTTATGGTTATGGATTTTTATTTTTTATACTTATTTGATTCTTTTACTATCATTATTATTCTCCATTTATTCGCTTAGCAAATCACAAAAATTATATCAACTTCGGGCTTTATTTCTTCTTTTATCTGTAATAATACCATTTTTCGGTAGCATTTTCTTAATGATGGTATTACGACTTGTGCCTACATATGTAACTCCAGTAATAGTTCTTATAATAGCTAATTTTTTGACATGGATTAATCCATCCAAATTGCAAATTGTAGATATCATGCCAGTTGCTCATGATGCCATCATTGAAAGTATGAAAGACTCAATAATCGTTTTGGATGATAGTAATCGAGTTATGAATCTAAATCCTTCAGCTGAAAGCTTATTTGGCAAATCCACAAAGGATGTTATTGGTAAAAAAATAGATCATGTATGGAATCAATGGTCCAGAATATCAAAAACAAAATTAGATAAAGTAACGCTTGATATAAATGGTAAGAGTCACGTCTATGAAATTACTATTTCCCCTATAGTTGATGGAACTGGCCGAATTGGACTCCGAACAATCGTTCTAAGAGATATTACAGATCGAATAGAGATTGAAAACGCTATAAAAGATGCTGAAGAAGAAAAAAGCCGTTTACAAATTAGAGATAAATTCATATCTGCAGCTACACATGAACTAAGAACCCCATTAGTCTCAATAAAAGGCTATATGGATCGAATTTTAGATGGAAAAGATGGCCGGATCCCTAGACTTGCAAAAATTGAATTGGAGATAGTCAAGCGAAATACTGAACGTCTTCTTAGTCTAACTGATGATTTATTAGACATTCGACGCATAGAATCCGGAAAGATCATAGTAAACCTAGAACCTTTAGATTTTCAAGAGGTCCTAGAGCAGTGTATTAAAGAAATTCGACCCTTTATTAAAGAAAAAAATCAGACTTTAAAAATAAAAATTCAAAAGGGCCATTTACCAATAATTGGAGATAAAATTAGGCTTGGTCAAGCTCTGATGAATATCCTAAATAATGCTTCTAAGTTTACGCCAGAAGATGGAGAAATAATACTAAAAGTCGAAAAGAAGAGTTATTATTTCAAAATTGAAGTAAGTGATACAGGTATCGGGATAAGAAAAAAAGATCTTAAAAGGATATTTGAGCCTTTTGCTAATATTAATAGAAGAACTTACATTAAGGGTACTGGTCTTGGTCTTAGTGTAACCAAAGGTCTAATAGAAGGACATGGTGGTAAGATTTGGGCAGACTCGCAAGGGGAAGATAAAGGAGCCGTATTTATTTTTACTTTACCAAGAATGGAATGA
- a CDS encoding response regulator, which translates to MPDKILVVDDEPDILDLARKTLLEAGYQVIEAYSGDEALIKANLEIPDLIILDVVMPGKSGLDVCKVLKTQDRTKHIPVVMFTVLGRNSDKKLSIQCGADGHLVKPFESEDFLVEIKRYLEETKAVKFSNQLDLKHKDIIGRIILLEFDPSFPYERAIRDFVHECVFYNKIALVLTHGGSVIQNALKGDDGVEILNISYQQTLSEVLEKYSKESLCLVYDSITDITLSTNVESAYGYFQNALKYLSEFGITALFLLNPLAHEPKDVSSIKGLFSNQISYDKNGLRKIRIM; encoded by the coding sequence TTGCCTGATAAAATTCTTGTTGTTGATGACGAACCAGACATTCTAGATTTGGCTAGAAAGACACTGTTGGAAGCAGGATATCAAGTTATTGAAGCTTACAGTGGTGATGAAGCTTTAATTAAAGCAAATTTAGAAATACCTGATTTAATAATTCTAGATGTTGTGATGCCTGGGAAGAGTGGATTAGATGTTTGTAAGGTTTTGAAAACTCAAGATAGAACCAAACATATCCCCGTTGTCATGTTTACAGTCCTAGGTAGGAATTCTGATAAAAAACTTTCCATCCAATGTGGAGCAGATGGCCACCTTGTTAAACCTTTTGAAAGTGAAGATTTTTTAGTAGAAATTAAAAGATACTTAGAAGAGACTAAAGCTGTAAAATTCTCTAATCAATTAGACCTGAAACATAAAGACATTATAGGAAGAATAATTCTACTTGAGTTTGACCCATCATTCCCGTATGAAAGAGCCATCAGGGACTTTGTTCATGAATGTGTTTTTTACAATAAGATAGCTTTAGTACTTACGCATGGAGGTAGTGTAATTCAAAATGCGCTCAAAGGAGATGATGGTGTCGAAATTCTGAATATTTCGTATCAACAAACTCTATCTGAAGTCCTAGAAAAATATTCTAAAGAATCTTTATGTCTGGTCTACGACAGCATCACCGATATTACCCTATCAACAAATGTCGAATCTGCATATGGATATTTTCAAAATGCTCTTAAATATCTTTCAGAATTCGGAATAACCGCACTTTTTCTTTTGAATCCTTTGGCCCATGAGCCAAAAGATGTATCTAGTATAAAAGGGCTCTTTAGCAATCAAATCTCATACGATAAGAATGGATTGAGGAAAATTAGAATCATGTAG
- a CDS encoding zinc ribbon domain-containing protein has product MKKILILMFIFLLITPYVFAEESIPKLDIAAVDYPKTPWMGQELSLIITLDYDLVTPAYGFIIVAQLENERDTFEGLQMDKMWDEHKPSELPSTHIGRTWKTAGREGYENFTLQFPIPTYLFGEAAIILDTYSVVWDSDRPRNPCSIDKLCFTKEMPITVIPQENEEDWGLVVNGGFELGALGWRIVGHNMTVKVDTNIGYKGKGLVVAQLEHTESTPISSGVMQTINKPITPELDFSFKTKTFMPISATGQNITFEEADKIITPGTLTQISIQFGDTHRINYIITENPDDMYYRKKLENEANIVVAEPSSDWQFIDRNVTDDFYQNFGALRNFNDVSIIIEQASVTSTPPNTNFDDISLYELVSYNESTPTPTPTTTPTIEATPTEPTSSTDEDKTITPETTLPETQESKIQIPSLSLPLILVAIIVCIAAIVIVTMRGRKKSDNVYCINCGKEISRRASTCPHCKRNQDSS; this is encoded by the coding sequence ATGAAGAAGATTCTAATCTTAATGTTCATATTTCTTTTAATCACTCCTTATGTTTTTGCTGAAGAATCCATTCCAAAGTTAGATATTGCAGCCGTTGATTATCCTAAAACACCATGGATGGGACAGGAATTGTCCCTAATTATTACTTTGGACTATGATTTAGTTACCCCTGCTTATGGTTTTATCATCGTTGCGCAACTTGAGAATGAAAGAGATACATTCGAAGGTCTGCAAATGGATAAAATGTGGGATGAACATAAACCATCAGAATTGCCAAGTACTCACATAGGCCGTACATGGAAGACCGCCGGACGAGAAGGTTATGAGAATTTCACTTTGCAATTTCCAATCCCAACTTACCTATTCGGTGAAGCGGCAATAATTTTAGATACATATAGCGTGGTATGGGATAGTGATAGACCAAGAAACCCCTGTAGTATTGATAAGCTCTGCTTTACAAAGGAGATGCCGATAACGGTTATTCCTCAAGAGAATGAAGAAGATTGGGGTCTAGTCGTCAATGGTGGATTTGAATTGGGTGCGTTGGGTTGGCGAATAGTTGGGCACAATATGACCGTAAAAGTGGATACCAATATCGGTTATAAAGGCAAGGGTCTTGTTGTTGCTCAACTTGAACATACAGAAAGTACGCCAATAAGTTCAGGGGTAATGCAAACCATTAATAAACCAATTACACCTGAATTAGATTTCTCTTTCAAAACAAAGACATTTATGCCGATTTCAGCAACTGGACAAAATATTACTTTTGAAGAGGCAGATAAAATAATTACGCCAGGAACATTGACACAGATATCCATACAATTTGGAGATACGCACAGAATAAATTATATAATTACAGAAAATCCAGATGATATGTATTATAGAAAAAAATTGGAAAATGAAGCTAATATTGTAGTAGCGGAACCAAGCAGTGATTGGCAATTCATAGATAGAAATGTTACAGATGATTTTTATCAAAATTTCGGTGCTTTAAGAAACTTTAATGATGTATCTATAATCATAGAACAAGCCAGTGTAACTTCAACTCCGCCAAATACCAATTTCGACGATATTTCATTATACGAGCTTGTTAGTTATAATGAATCTACCCCAACACCAACTCCAACAACAACCCCCACTATTGAGGCTACACCGACTGAACCAACCAGTTCAACAGACGAGGACAAAACTATAACGCCTGAGACTACATTGCCTGAGACTCAAGAATCTAAAATCCAAATACCTTCCTTATCTCTACCTTTAATTTTGGTGGCCATAATTGTTTGCATTGCTGCTATCGTAATCGTAACAATGCGCGGTAGAAAAAAGTCAGATAATGTCTATTGTATTAACTGTGGAAAAGAAATATCCAGAAGGGCGTCCACATGCCCACATTGCAAAAGGAACCAGGATTCTAGTTAG
- a CDS encoding peptidylprolyl isomerase, giving the protein MDKYELKKLRRMERKKKKNRRLIVSSILIFIIAISGVYLYSSSKPQTVDGIEANRIAVIETNVGTIEFELFEDKAPITTKNFIDLAEKGFYDGLIFHRIVGGFVIQGGDPTGTGTGGTGYTIPDEFHPELKHDSIGILSMANSGPDTGSSQFFITLAPATHLDNKHAVFGKLIKGEDVLLAIGSVKVDENDRPLTEVTMTVKIIENNEVID; this is encoded by the coding sequence ATGGATAAGTACGAACTAAAGAAACTCAGAAGAATGGAAAGAAAAAAGAAAAAGAATCGCCGCCTAATAGTATCATCTATTCTGATATTTATTATTGCAATCTCGGGCGTGTATCTTTACAGCTCGTCAAAACCACAAACAGTAGATGGAATAGAAGCAAACAGGATAGCAGTGATAGAAACGAATGTGGGCACTATAGAATTTGAGCTTTTTGAAGATAAAGCACCAATAACCACCAAAAATTTTATCGATTTAGCCGAGAAAGGATTTTACGACGGTCTCATTTTTCATCGGATTGTTGGAGGATTCGTAATTCAAGGTGGTGATCCTACTGGCACAGGTACAGGAGGGACTGGATACACTATTCCTGATGAATTCCATCCTGAACTGAAGCATGATTCGATTGGAATCTTGTCTATGGCAAATTCCGGTCCTGATACAGGTAGTTCACAATTCTTTATTACTTTGGCTCCAGCGACACATCTAGACAATAAGCATGCAGTCTTTGGTAAACTAATCAAAGGTGAAGATGTATTGTTAGCGATAGGATCTGTTAAGGTTGATGAAAACGATCGCCCTTTGACTGAAGTAACTATGACAGTTAAGATCATAGAAAACAATGAAGTAATTGATTAA
- a CDS encoding PaaI family thioesterase, translating to MQKKNHLNKVKGSSRTENPLFQYLGIIPEHISPEKAILRLPIKYEFNQDAGVVAGGILATIADEAMAHVVLANLNEDQSTATIEMNIRYLRSIQEGEISAEGRIIKKGRKIITVTADVCDGKKSLLAHAGASFIIIESK from the coding sequence ATGCAGAAGAAAAACCATCTTAATAAAGTTAAGGGATCAAGTCGGACAGAAAATCCATTATTTCAGTACCTTGGCATTATTCCAGAGCACATATCCCCTGAGAAAGCCATATTACGTTTACCTATTAAATATGAATTCAATCAAGATGCAGGCGTGGTTGCAGGAGGTATTCTTGCAACTATTGCTGATGAGGCTATGGCCCATGTGGTTCTAGCCAACCTTAATGAAGACCAATCTACCGCAACGATCGAAATGAACATACGATATCTACGCTCAATACAGGAAGGAGAGATCAGTGCGGAGGGACGGATTATCAAAAAAGGACGCAAAATCATCACTGTTACTGCTGATGTTTGTGATGGGAAAAAATCCCTCCTTGCTCATGCTGGAGCTTCGTTTATAATCATTGAATCAAAATAA